The Rhododendron vialii isolate Sample 1 chromosome 6a, ASM3025357v1 genome includes a window with the following:
- the LOC131331071 gene encoding hydroquinone glucosyltransferase-like has protein sequence MEVGQPTRPHIAILPSPGMGHIIPLFQLAKRLVTHHRLRVSFLVITTADPAPAAQNNLLRSDAVPSGLCVVDLPPVDVSELLAGVPPGLTPLCVMVEHSLRRHLRPVLLELDGVTAVVIDLFCTQAFEICGELSIPVYSFFTASTALLVFSLYLPTLDRETEGEFVDLPEPVQVPGCRPVRTEDLLDQVRVRKSDEYKWFFLHVSRLQKAAGIFTNTWNDLEPISLLALKENPFFLNIPTPPVHPIGPMVKEEEPYTESDKEVLTWLDKQKPDSVLFVALGSGGTLSSKQLTELAFGLELSQQCFILVARTPNDATAMGAFYSAGGSEDDPIAYLPEGFVKRTEGVGLVVKFWAPQVAVLRHESTGGFLSHCGWNSTLESVLHGVPMITWPLYAEQRMNATQLAAEAKVAAKPTVEPWREVVGREEIERVVRAVMEGEEGKVIRRRAKELRDSARVALDSGGSSCDSLARVVKAWKLNSA, from the exons ATGGAAGTCGGCCAACCCACAAGACCCCACATCGCCATCCTCCCAAGCCCGGGCATGGGCCACATAATCCCCCTCTTCCAGCTTGCGAAACGCCTTGTCACCCACCATCGCCTCCGCGTCAGCTTCCTCGTCATCACCACTGCCGACCCCGCCCCCGCCGCCCAGAACAACCTCCTCCGCTCCGACGCCGTCCCCTCCGGCCTCTGCGTCGTCGACCTCCCGCCTGTCGACGTGTCCGAGCTCCTCGCCGGCGTCCCGCCTGGGCTCACGCCCCTCTGTGTCATGGTCGAACACTCGCTCCGGCGTCACCTCCGGCCCGTTCTCCTCGAGCTGGATGGAGTCACTGCCGTCGTTATTGACCTGTTTTGTACTCAAGCTTTCGAAATCTGTGGTGAGCTTTCAATTCCGGTTTACTCGTTTTTCACGGCGTCGACGGCGTTGTTGGTGTTTTCTCTGTATCTTCCGACGTTGGACCGGGAAACGGAGGGCGAGTTCGTGGATCTGCCCGAACCAGTTCAAGTACCTGGTTGCAGGCCCGTACGCACTGAAGATTTGTTGGATCAG GTTCGGGTTCGAAAAAGCGACGAGTACAAGTGGTTCTTTCTCCACGTGAGCCGCTTGCAGAAGGCAGCCGGTATCTTCACAAATACCTGGAACGATCTTGAACCGATCTCGCTTCTCGCTTTGAAAGAAAACCCTTTCTTCCTGAACATACCCACCCCGCCGGTTCACCCGATCGGCCCGATGGTCAAGGAGGAAGAACCGTACACTGAATCAGACAAAGAGGTATTAACATGGCTAGACAAGCAAAAACCCGATTCAGTGCTATTTGTTGCTCTGGGGAGTGGAGGAACCTTGTCAAGCAAGCAACTCACTGAGTTGGCTTTCGGGTTGGAACTCAGCCAACAATGCTTCATCTTGGTGGCGCGTACGCCGAACGACGCGACTGCCATGGGGGCGTTTTACAGCGCGGGTGGCAGCGAGGACGACCCGATAGCCTATTTGCCGGAAGGGTTTGTGAAAAGGACGGAAGGGGTTGGCCTGGTGGTGAAGTTTTGGGCCCCGCAGGTGGCGGTACTCCGGCACGAGTCCACGGGGGGTTTTCTGTCGCACTGCGGGTGGAACTCGACGTTGGAGAGCGTCCTCCACGGGGTGCCGATGATCACGTGGCCGTTGTACGCCGAGCAGAGGATGAACGCGACGCAGCTTGCGGCGGAAGCGAAGGTGGCGGCGAAGCCGACTGTGGAGCCATGGAGGGAGGTGGTGGGGAGGGAGGAGATCGAGAGGGTGGTGAGGGCGGTGATGGAAGGCGAAGAAGGCAAGGTTATCAGGCGGAGGGCTAAGGAGCTCCGAGATAGTGCACGGGTTGCTTTGGATTCGGGCGGGTCGTCTTGTGATTCGCTTGCCCGTGTCGTGAAGGCTTGGAAATTAAATtcagcataa